A single window of Oscillatoria sp. FACHB-1406 DNA harbors:
- a CDS encoding GUN4 domain-containing protein: MYCLNPNCNNPGNNDRDRICCACGSSLFLKERYFAGKALAQGGFGRTFLGRDRDLPTSPHCVIKQLYLQQTSPGIRKKAIALFQQEASLLQQLGTHPQIPTLLAHFEQDEQLYLVQEYIEGEMPSPAMWQQSGNPEAQTWKLLKDLLPVLQFVSDRNIIHRDIKPSNIILRYSDSKFVLIDFGVSRLLTDTALMGGATTVGTPGYMAPEQLHGKVLPASDLYALGVTCLHLLTGVEPDRLYDAIAERWTWREHLPPNLKISAQLSKILNALVQPSLKQRSSSAAAVLREIGVFPVAPPPSIPPTPAPNPDLITTELSPSQKPQTRASRDLEATILCDYSALKQHLRRQHWREADEETQRILYALTGKRPSEYLCSDDLERIPCAEIKMLDLLWEQASKGRFGFKVQAQIYQSVGRQYNLFCDRVGWPNHQSPSEFKSVNYSLRAPVGHLPFRRWSGGYTWWKHLDYMTEKLIQCNIIADER; the protein is encoded by the coding sequence AAAGAGCGTTACTTTGCGGGAAAAGCACTGGCGCAAGGCGGGTTCGGACGGACTTTTTTAGGACGCGATCGCGATCTTCCCACTTCGCCGCACTGCGTCATCAAACAACTTTACCTCCAACAAACCAGTCCCGGTATCCGCAAAAAAGCGATCGCGCTGTTTCAACAAGAAGCCTCACTCTTGCAACAACTCGGCACGCATCCGCAAATTCCTACACTCTTGGCGCACTTCGAGCAAGACGAACAACTCTATCTCGTACAAGAGTACATCGAAGGCGAAATGCCCAGCCCTGCAATGTGGCAGCAAAGCGGCAATCCTGAAGCCCAAACTTGGAAACTGCTCAAAGATTTGCTCCCCGTTTTACAATTTGTGAGCGATCGCAACATCATCCACCGCGACATCAAACCCAGCAATATTATTCTGCGCTACAGCGATAGTAAATTTGTCCTAATCGACTTTGGCGTATCGCGCCTTCTCACCGATACCGCGCTTATGGGCGGCGCAACGACAGTCGGAACGCCGGGATATATGGCCCCCGAACAACTGCACGGAAAAGTTCTCCCAGCCAGCGATTTATACGCATTAGGCGTAACTTGCCTGCACTTATTAACCGGCGTGGAACCCGATCGCTTGTATGATGCGATCGCAGAACGCTGGACGTGGCGCGAACATCTCCCTCCCAACCTCAAAATTAGCGCTCAACTGAGCAAAATTCTTAACGCCCTCGTCCAACCCTCGCTCAAACAACGCAGTTCTTCCGCCGCCGCCGTCTTGCGAGAAATCGGAGTTTTCCCCGTCGCCCCTCCCCCTTCGATTCCGCCCACCCCCGCCCCCAACCCCGATCTCATTACCACCGAACTCAGCCCTTCCCAAAAACCGCAAACCCGCGCCAGCCGCGATCTTGAAGCAACCATTCTCTGCGACTACAGCGCGCTTAAACAGCACTTGCGCCGCCAGCACTGGCGAGAAGCGGATGAAGAAACGCAACGGATTTTATACGCTCTAACCGGGAAACGCCCGAGCGAATATTTATGCAGCGACGATCTCGAACGCATCCCCTGTGCAGAAATCAAGATGCTCGATTTATTGTGGGAACAGGCGAGTAAGGGGCGATTTGGCTTTAAAGTGCAGGCACAAATTTATCAAAGCGTAGGGCGACAATATAACTTATTTTGCGATCGCGTCGGCTGGCCGAACCATCAATCGCCCAGTGAATTTAAATCTGTTAACTACAGTCTGCGCGCTCCCGTCGGACACCTCCCTTTCAGACGTTGGAGCGGCGGTTATACTTGGTGGAAACACCTCGATTACATGACGGAAAAGCTGATTCAATGCAATATTATTGCTGATGAAAGATAA